ttttcacccctcCCAATAATAAAGTTTTGCAAAAAAAGATTTCTGTGTGTAAGGGTTTGTATCCATCcactgacaaatacacaaaccaaGATCTGTGACGCACAGCTCAGGTCTTGTGTGAAACACAGTAGTGTTCATTTGAGaattaaattttattcaaattttcacCAGTTTCCGAGGCAAAATTGTGCAAAGAAGtatttgtatctgtatgtgGGTCTGAATATAcagaatgataaaaacaaatgtagaaaTTAATGATCATAATATGCACAAATGAAGATTGTGCTTTACTCACAGCCCCAGTTTTTCACATAAGAGATCCAgccgaattttttttttaaattcattaaacCTCATTTACATTCGTAAATcttatatgtaaatataatttgtgCTCTATTTTCACTCCACAGTAGAAcaaatgtaacatttctttGGTCATAAAATCCGCCACCTAAAAATGGGCcacaaaacatcaaatcaagACGGCGAAACCTACTTCTGGTAAAGTTAATTGATGACCCCTggtatgtgtgcatacatggGTCTTAAGAAACCGTCTCTCGCCACTGAAGGAAAGCCTGTTGTTGGCACATGTGTAAGCCTCAGAGTACTTGtgtaaaaagcattaaaattcCCCATGCAATAAAACCGTTATTTATAGGACCATAACAGCCTTGTAGTTTGTCTTACACAAACCCCAGAAGAGGAACCAAGACACTCAATCCTCCCATAGACACTCACTGCAAAGGCTACTGCAACACATGGCTCCTCCGCTGGTTTGTATGGCTTCCTGATGCAAACCAGTCAAGttgcctcatttttttttttttcagccacaagaaagcaaaaaaattcaTTGAAAATTAAGCGGATAAGACGTTGTGGCAAAGGCAGAGCGAGCGGGGGAGGGAACAAAAGGACAGAGCAAAATAGTTGCTCTCAGTAACCCGCGTGATGTCATGGGGAAAAGTGTGTAACATTGTTAAactatacaaaaaaaagacaaacttgtGACACAACACTTGCGGCATTAAGGAAAAATGTGTCACTCActtattaaaattcaaaataaaggaTTTTGCAATCAGAGAAAAATGTTCGGCAAAAACCAGAGGAGCCGTCACAGACACAAGGTCAGCAGAGTTCAGCGGCTTCACGTTGTCGTGGTGAAAGCGAAGTTGACTGCGGATTAGTTGAGTTATGGAGTGGCTCTCCCATGAGACCCAGCATCCTCTACTCCCTCCACTTACAGGTACCTCAGAGTGTGAGTGGGATTTTCCAGTTGCAGCTGGTGAATGGGGCAAACCCTCAATTAGTCCATAGAAAGAGCTCAATGAGGCTTCCTTTCGTCCTAAGTATGGGAAACAAAAGCATCTCTCCGGATGATAGCTGGCATTGCGGCACCACACTGCCACAAAAAGCTGCAAAAGAGTGTTCAGTCTGTCATTTTTGGACAAAATCCTGATGACGGGGCAAGCCCAGGTCTGGAAACTTTCACTTGAACATATCAGAATTTTTCGTGGGCCTTTGCATCTAAATTGAGTGTCAGTAAGTACATTTAATGTGCAGGCGTATAACGTGGTGACTGATATACTGTCTATCTTCACAGCCTCCTGTGTGATTGGTTGAATAGTTCATGAAGAAGATACTAAACTCCCCTATGTGcaaaacaatttcaaataaaactgaataactGAATGAGAATCAGATGGAGCCAAAATGTTTCATGCACTGTTTGTGTCACCGTATCTGTGACAACAAACAGGTGAGTCAGTGAAAGTAGCACCAGAGCGGTGATGCAACAGAGCGTGTCACAGAAGCAAGGGTGCACTGTATGACTCAAGTCAGACAACTGTCTGTTGTTGATGATTGTCTTTTAATAACATTGTGCACATTTATTCATAAAGCAGAGCACCAGTTCTGGGTATAGGGATGTTTAATATGAACACAAAAATTTACAAAGACTGTCCCACACCTTCTTCACCGACAGAGCAACTCTGATAGAAAGTGTCAGTGAATGACCACAAATGCTTCTTTGAGAAAGTTTCATCAAAGTACCTCATTCGTTGTTTCGCTATCTTCGACCTGGCCTTGCTGACCATTAAGAAGTGTCGATCGTTCCCACATTTCAAGCTGCCCCTCTCATTTTACTTTGCACCAGCAGCATTCGTGTGATTTCAGCTTGTTCTGTCAGAAAATAATAGCCGTAAAAGTCTTCACGGCAACTGCTGAATCAAAATAAGGATCGCTTAGATCAATACGCAAAAAATAGCCTCTAGTTAAAATCACGGATCATTTTCTGAAAATCTGGGCagggaatgaatgaaaatatccATCGCTGACTGTCAATGTGCCCTTAAGCAAAAGTACATCACCCTTAAAATTCCCCAGTGGAGCAGCTTAAAGGTAAAGGACTGCTTACACTGAGCAGGCAAATGTGTCAAGCTCTGCCTCTGTGCTGTGTTAAAGAGGGCAAAGCGTAGGGTAAAAAAGCATGCATGCTCAGTAAACATTCTCTGAATTAATAAATTCACCTCTCATCTGCTCTTTGACACGAACTCTTTTGTGCTCACAGACCCAGTTagtgaacaaacaaatatatgcaGATTTGGAAGTTGAATTTTCCTTACACAATCATTTAGAgtaaaactacaatattttcatatcagcCTGGTTTGCTACATCCTGCTGCTGATCGATAAAACACAATGGCGCTCCCCGAGAGGTTTTTGAGTCTGTTGTTGTAGAGACTGGTTGCTCTCTCCTGGGACAATTATGCCCAGCAATTCTTCTATTTATTCCTGGGCAAACAGGAATGAATAGAGGGGCCGGGTAATGATAATCTCCATGGCtgagcagaagcagaagaaaagagcgccagacacaaaaactcaaatttaatcaattaattacaAGCAGGACGACACGCTGTTTCGTTCAGAAATTATTTCTTAGAAGTGCAGCGCAGAAACcccaacagcagaaaaacaatgaTGTTGAGTATGGGttagagagagacaaaatgacatGATTTGGTCCattccaataaaaataaaaaaaaatacacttttgcAGATATATGGTTTTTCCCCGTAAAACAGACGGAAGAATGTGCCACTTTTGTCACAAACCACAGCTGGCAGTTTGAATCCATCgtattttctttaataagaCAGACTTTTTAAGCCCTTCTGGATGtagctgttttcttctttttctttcttggacCTAcaagacaccaaaaaaaaaaaaaaaaatactattgcATTGATTAAACATTTGTCAGACGTGAACATAACTCCTTACATCACACCACGAATCATGTAATGTTTGTCTCCTTTCCCATTGTGCCATGTAACTAGGAGCAGCTCCCACAGCACAAGGGGATAAAGGACGGGATGCAGGCTTtgctttaagtgtgtgtttgtgtgtgtcatgagTGACATGTTGGAGGGATGTTGATATCGGATATTGGCCAGTCATGTTGTTCGTCTTTGTAGGTTCCGTCCGGAGaaactgagcagaaaaaaaaaaaatttaataccAAATGCCCGTTCATATTCTTTTCTGCATTGATTCAAGTAAGATTGTAAGAAGATGCACTAAATGGGCTTTTTTTACGGGAATGCTTACCCCTCTTTGGCACATTTCACCATGTGTAGTCGTAACAATAATTGATGGGGTTTTTTGTCATGAGAAATTCAACAAGATCAAAGACATGTATTGTgaaatttaacaaaattttaatttaacttatCAGTCATGCCCTGGTGTGGAACCAAAGAAGGAGAGCAGGGTATGTTGTGAGAGCTGACGCGAATATGATGGCCTGGGCAAATGAATGTCAAGGGCAatgtcactgctgctgtctACCATAGAAAACATCACCTTTGTTAGACAGTAAGAATTCAACAAACACGCAGCACACTGTCTAGATTCAAGTTTTCAAGGCTGCCAGAACCCTAGTAGTAAGATCAACTAAACAGAAAATTAGggatttattgattttctttcatcacaTTGCATATGCCTGATCTGCTCCACAAAACCATATTGGGATTTTCATATACTCGCGATTTTCTGTGAACAATGACGTATTTTCAAAGGACGGTATTGATCTAGTAAACATGCGACTGTGAGGGGTTTTCACTTTTCGGCACAGCAAATACTGCCACTCTGTGTTCCAAAACGGATGGTGCTGCCTGAGATTGCAGCTCTGCTCTGCGGGACCCACATTGCTCCCGCATCAGAgtgtaaactgtaaaacaaaaattcgTCTCATAGTGTGTACATCCTTTTCTTAAAGCAAGGGAATCAGTCTCTCAGTGGGGGTGAGATGGTTTCACTTCAAGGGTCTTCAATAAGATGTCGATCTTGTGACACCAGTTAATTAATGTGCCAATTGCAacttattttaacacatttctaGTACATTCCTCCTCTAGGTGAAGCTCTGAACGTTGCATTTAAGTGGAATTATCCCCTTTTAATAGATATGtccatatattatattatattatattatattatattatattatattatattatattatattatgtctCCTAACATTAGATGAGACTATATGATATTGTATTAATGCCTCAGATGAACACATTCCTGTCACCAGTTATTAAGTATCAATGTCAGGGTCAACACTGTATCAGAAGATGGGTCTTTAGGATTGTACCTTCTTGCTTCCACTGTGGTAAAAACCATCTACTAAGTTTAACTTCTTCTTTACTGGACCTCTTTGGCTACAAAGGGTTTTTCTGTAAAGCTTTACTGTTCCCTGAGATGGAAAACGGCGGCATGAGCCCCAAGCTAGAGATCAGTTGTTAAATCTCTTCAGGTTTTCAGCCTTTTGcaataaaataatctttttcaGATAGTTATCTTAGCACCAAATTatttatagaaatatttttataccGCCAGGCTTCGAAAGGTTCTTTTCAGACCTTTATGGTGCAGTAAAGACAGTAGGAATTGATGCTTCATATATTCTAGACTGACGCTGTAGGAAtagttttttattaatatagggttgaagtgtttgtttctgtataGGGCTATACCTCTATAACCTAATATAACTAGGTTATCAACCAAAGGAGTCTCAATCAACCCTCAGGTGGCAGGTGGCTGCCTGGACaggggcacacacacatccgAGGCGACCACAGTCACAATGCTCATCACTGTTGAGGCTGTGCCTCAGGACGGCTTCAACTCTAGCATGTGTCTGCTGTGGTTACTGCGCGCAATGCGACGGGTCTcactgcaataaaaaaacaaaaacaaaactacaaggTATCTCCGAGATCCACAAAACCAGAAAATTCCCACATGAACTAATGTCATCCCCGTCAAGACGCTTTGATGTTTCCTTAATGAAGAGGCTCCTTGCTTAATGTGAATTATGTTTGTCGTATTAAGCACCAGATCCAGTTCACTATGAATGTACCAAGTCAGTTTTCCAGTTATCTCTTCGGGGCACAGGTACTTAAGTCCGATACTGGATATGCTGCAACACAAACCTCAACCCTATTTCGAACCCTACATCGaaccgcaaaaaaaaaaaaaaagaaaaaaaagaaaatcgtATTCTTTGACTAGTCATTCAGTTTCATGATGAGAGTTCAAATCTCACTTCTCTTTAATGTTGGGGCTATAATGAGATAAAGACATATCCGTTTAATTTCACTTGTTTCAGAGGTATCCAAGGAAGTGTTTAGATTAAGAAAGCCACACTTGATCATGGTGAATTCCTGGAACCTCTCTGAAAACAAGTTACATCATTTACTTCCAGTGGCACGGCTTGGGTTTTAACTAGTTCCATCAAGGAAATATGTTATTCTCCGTCGCTCAGTAGAATATATGACTTGTTAAGATGTTTCGCAGGGCAGGCGGCTGGCATCTCAAGTCGTTTCTCTGCCAAAGTCGCTCTTCGGCTCTTAACGCGCAGCCTTTGAAACCACCTTCGATTTCAGCTGCCGCGTCTCAGCCAGAGGTCTAAAAGTTAAAGAAGTGTGCAGTCTGATAGCCCATAGCTCGTATCTCGTTTCCTCCAAAGCCCCGATGACCGGACCTTGTATCATTTAATGAATCCCTGGCATGACGTGCGCAGAGGCAGGTAGAGAAAACAAGAAGTTGGCGAGGAAGGAGGACCATTACGCAGGTTGTCATGACATCACCATGGGCTGGCTATAAAGCGGTGGGGACTAATACAAAGAGTTAGAAGAGCACTTGAGGAGCTTTGGAGTAAAGGACGGACTGAAGCCTCTTACGTGAAACAGCTGACTGGCTGCGGTTGCCGACCCTCTTTCTGAACCCCAGCGCAGAGGAATCTCTTAAAGAACACACAACTTGTCAAAAAATGAACTTGTCGTACTTGGTAGCTTGTGGACTTATGGTCACCCTGCTTTCAGTGAGGATGGGGGCAAAACCTTTATCCCAGGCGCAGCAGAAGGTAAGAAGAAGTTACTTACACTCTTAATGCCTAAGAACTGAGGCTTCGCACTATTCCTTGATTGGAGCTGAATGCTGCTTCAGGGGTGAACAGCTGTTCTGTTCTCAGGCGCCCAAGACTGTTTGTTTTACGCATCGTATTTCATCACTTCAGTCGTGCCTAGCAATTCAGCGAAGGCAGTTTTTTCCACTCTCTGAATCTAAAACTTccaagcaattttttttttttttttcccctagcACTTTACTTCTAAGGAGACGGCGTGTTTCATGATGGCTCACCCCGACAGACATCATCACCACCGTATTTTTGCGCCCCAGCATCATTTGTCAGTTTTCGCATTTACGCGCACATCGCAGTAATGTAAAAAACGCACtccgaagaaaaaaaaagagattaaggCCTTTAGGCGGAAGCCATTAAAACCAAAGAGGTTTTTAAAGCAATGAAAGGCAGGACTTTCCATAATGACGCTATTCAGGTACAACTTGGAATAAGTCTTTTCCGATTGTTTGCCAAAATTTTACTACAGCGAGCTGAACGTTTTGTGCGTAATTTGCCCCTAGAATCGACTGCACAACACCGACAGTTCAGAAATAAGTATTTGAGATGAGAATTTTAGTTATTAGCCTGCACGGCTAGAATTTAGGAAGACTGCGAGTTGATGCCTCAGCGTTCGGACCAGTGGAGCGCGCTACAGGCACCTGCCTTACATGACTCTCCACTTAGGGCAACAGCGATGTCTGAAGAGTCAGAGCGTGGATTTCCTCCGAGGTTTGAATCGAATAACTGCAGCATCGTGTCGAAATTTCGTTCTGGGTCAGACAGAACCACTATCAATCTCAGTTGGTCCTATAGTGCCGTGCGtaaatatggcaaaaaaaaaaaaaaaaaaacattaattttttttacctcttggCCAATGCACATGGTGTTTGGAAGTATTTAAATATGAGGTTTTCCTCAATTCAAAATCAAACGCTATGCAAACGGCTGCTCTGCTCAAACAAGCACCAAGcctgtatttcagttttatcacaAGCATATCTCTTTGCACAATGTATTTGCCTAAGGgagatttattatttattttctcaatcttTGTTCCAGTCTCTTAGAAGTTTGCTGGGCGAGGAGCTGGCGGAGTTTCTGGAGtcggaggagagggagaggcggCTAGATGCTGAGCGCTCGCGGATACGGTTACTGCGGGATTTACGCATGGACACCCGTGCCAGAGGGATGTGGGCTCGTCTCCTTAACGACCAACCCGCAACGAGGAAACACAAGTCGGGAAACAAGAAAGGGGGCTCCACGTCGCGGAGCGGCTGCTTCGGACACAAGATGGACAGGATAGGAACCATCAGCGGCATGGGTTGCTAGGGTTGGAGCAGGGCGGCGATGGTGAGTGGTCTTTCATATCACAGTCCCAATTCAGGCCTAGATAGATTCTCTGTAACCTGACATACTGATATATAAAGAGAGCCAGGATggcaaaaaaggaagagaaaatgggAAGACAGAAGTAATTGGACGAATGAATGGTGGGAAAatgggaaggaggagaaaagaaacaatcaGGGGAGCAATGAGTAGGAGGGATGGTGCAAAAGCATGGTAGGGCAGAAGAAACAATGATTGGATGATATAAgtaaagaaagaaggaaaactaAGTAGATGAATGCATTAAATTTAGGTTTTCAGTTTGTCAATGGTCATCTAAAGATTCCTTTTAGCCTGAAGATACAGATGGTGAaagtgagaggggaaaaaaagctgaagcCATTGTCTGTGTTATCACAGGTCTGTAATGGGTCGAGTGTATAGATGCAGAAAAGGGACCAAGGGAAGGAAGGAACGGGGGGGGGGctagaaaggaagaaaaacaaagaaaagatgtTCAAGTTTGTCTTGATGTCATCTCAGCACACTATGTGCTTTGCATCCATTGTTTAGccagtttaggaaaaaaaaaatcagggccTTAGTGGCATCAGTGTACAGTTTAGCAAGTGGAGAGTGATGACCATGCTTGGCTGTATTCTGTCATGTGAATAATTCACAGTCTGCGTCAAAAGTTGATTTGATGGAAGAAGTCACATTAAGCACAATACATTCAACCAAATGTCATTAACCTCAGCTGTCCGACTGACTCTGCAGTATCAGAAGAGTTGATACTCGAGTTTCTGTTAAGCTGCATAACGGGGGGGGGGAGCAGCAATGTTCCCCTCCTCGGACAGGAATCCCTGAAAAAAAGCTGGGAAAGCCCACTCAGACTGATGCACTCTGATGTGTGGGAAACAGTCCACTCGGTATTTAGGAAGTCCGCTCTTGTATTTATGCACATCATCGTGAATGGTCCCATCTGCCTCATATAGAAAACAAGAAGGATATAtcaagtttaagaaaaaaagaggaccggaagagatggaggaaggaaCACACATTTATACTCACACTTGAAAACACAGCACCCTGTGGTGGCCGGGACCTTTCCGGGAACCCCATTCATTTTACCCaagttttttttgacaaaaacaacacaggggCTGTGGTAGTGAAGAAAGTAATGAAGGAGCTAGGTGACACACAACTAGTCCTAACATTTGAAGACTTTTCCTGGTTGTGTCAAACTGGGAAATCCTGATGGGGGAGTGTGATTTTTATGACTAACTTTTATGAGTGTGCGTGTTTTCATCAGTTGACACCCAGTTTCCTCCCCATGGGCTGCAGCTTATCAAAAATGTGAAAGCCTGTGTTAGACGCGGGTTTGTCAGAGGTGGAGTGGTTAGGTCCGGAGTCATGAGGAGCATTAGAACTGAGGATGAGACTCACAAGTAAATTTGGAGATTCCTAGAATGATAACAGGCTAATGAGTAGGCATTAGATCAAAACTGCAAAATCACAGAATAAACAAACGcgtttattatatttttctgaaCGCTCAGTCTGACCTTACTTCTCCTTTTTACTCTCTTTCTCTAGATCTCTGGACGATGGGTTTGGACAACAAACGGTTCAGTTTGTTCTCAactgaagggggaaaaaaaaaaagagaaaaactcacCAAGTGACAGATTTTCGGTACGAAAGTCACCATGACCAGCAtaaacaaagactgaaatgaCAATGCTACAAAACCctcatataaatatatatatatataataaatatacaggtatatatacatatatacatatatgtataccATACAAAATGGtcaacagatacaaacacagatgtaTACGACAAGATGGCGGGAAAAGGtgtaaaaactacaaactgCAAAGCTGTatattgttgctgctgctgtacaTTCATGTACTTCATCTTCCCCTgcataaatgtatttatgtttaaaaaaaaaactatttatatgtttataaaaaaagagatatttataaatatgagttctatttatgtaacattttgaaaatggacGCAAACTGCAGGTCAATTCtgtttgtaacttttttcttttgtctcaaatagctgtaaatgttttaaaaaatgataaaaagaacATTCCATGTGCACTTACCTGTCATTTCTCAGGGTTTTATGTTTCAATGACAGCGGCAAATTCTGGTAACTGAATCTGCACGGTTTTCGGGTGAAGAGATGGTATCCGGATTAGCTTGTCATGCGCTAAGGAAAAAGCTGCCTTGTTTTCAGCTTGACCAGCATTCATTTCTATGCAGTTCAGATTTTGAAAAGATTTCGTCAGGGAGAGTGAATAAAAGTCTCTGCACCAAGAGGGGTACACCTAACAGTAAAACTGCCAACCTGAGGAATGGCATCTACTGTATGGAATAGGCGTGTTCATATGCCATAATCAGAGTTCATTTTTCTGGATAAGGCTAAGTTGGAgaattcagatatttttttctgcctttgacCCGGACCTCAGAGAGTTGGAGCTGCACAGTTGTTGCAGAGCAACGGTTTAAGCTTCTTTAATCAACATAAGGTACCATACACACAAGGTTTCAAGCCACTTTGGAAATAAATTACTCAGCCTACTGAGCTATTCACGGACTAACAATACAAAGAAACTGGAGATATAAAGGTTTGCCATTACATTTTATAGTCACACGGTGACATCGAGTGAACTAGACCGAGAGCAACAGTATAATAAAGCTTGACTTCCAAATTACCAATCATCTAGTAGTAAGGAACTCAGTAGGCCAGAGTCTCAAAAGCCGACATGCTCATGAAGTTCTTTTGATCCAGAAGAAGAAGCGGAAGAGACGAGGAGATTCTGTAGGCAGTGagttttcaggttttgttgCAGTGGCTCTTGGAACT
This genomic interval from Xiphias gladius isolate SHS-SW01 ecotype Sanya breed wild chromosome 6, ASM1685928v1, whole genome shotgun sequence contains the following:
- the nppc gene encoding C-type natriuretic peptide; translated protein: MNLSYLVACGLMVTLLSVRMGAKPLSQAQQKSLRSLLGEELAEFLESEERERRLDAERSRIRLLRDLRMDTRARGMWARLLNDQPATRKHKSGNKKGGSTSRSGCFGHKMDRIGTISGMGC